The following coding sequences lie in one Trichoderma breve strain T069 chromosome 1, whole genome shotgun sequence genomic window:
- a CDS encoding putative serine esterase (DUF676) domain-containing protein: protein MLLIHQTGSVKIGEVVRYTVTYAPSQDRILPSPERLYVRIRNTSNIALRAAFVHGPYTLSVATYPAKFNPNEKFPSPRRYGVPEFEPMLKAGGSWECQLVVPEDIRQAAGTGSHGTFGNGPEHDSESVSWIIEISSQVIFSTSAAVGYELLVAREQKSLSLSSSVPVVGGQAQVPQPGKLVDHQQSIGAKDGHHPGQPRGVFSRAVHVKVEDTATLWNTPRLPVWDDAGDKRVEDRPTADQPVESMVKTGDAETEDEPLPRKQKKIHLVILTHGLHSNLGADMLFMKESIDAAAKQAKIDAKARRAKQRAEAEANADDASKAKDGASSAGSEEDDEDEDEEVIVRGYSGNATKTEKGIKYLGKRLARYVLSMTYPDQPFLPIGGKGAFEGFAHGLGDQGAHDLMQAHKHSTIVKAPDSEEANDHKLIRRPYKVTSISFIAHSLGGLVQTYAIAYIQKHSPRFFDLIRPINFIALATPFLGLSNENPLYVKFALDFGLVGRTGQDLGESAHKKVYGESQPESKPLLRILPSGPAHTALKKFRNRTVYSNVVNDGIVPLRTSCLLFLDWQGLGRVGKARREAGLVETVVGFGWAELTGANMGSSRQKLQLPPDDIETDSGATTPNGDGSTNNGDNSNSHQVPQPSNDAIAEDDRASLRSVPAVFADEPLESPGDNLLHTPLTGFFNLFRSNDPPKEQPVTEKQKKILRRSQTLKNGGDASSTADSSNSSMTGKQSGKATAGHEFENDTDGLTAPPRTTFFESAGDLLNPKIPDVEWLVDPSKRPRTIFHDRVYHPTDIPAPPLKKRTPSALSKMKLKSSSSSLLSPGGSGSSTPHSGINHEDSMASTKDYDDTAHTGPEKQPNEVVDGSSMRVEEKISRGYHKDLSWRKVLVKLEPDAHNNIFVRRMFANAYGWPVVKHLVDAHFSDSAVARIRTEDEYMGERALDISQPPGADGRETKTVSMRQARGLAPEPTNASEAREALDEVPPLPRTQDTDRTSLTNHSHQGDRGDSMSWSERDWASSENESEFDFINDAVGDKKLDKTKESQGGRLSPSSWNWTEKIVGKGAMKARSKSPTKTTAGGSL from the exons ATGCTTCTCATCCACCAGACTGGCAGCGTCAAGATTGGCGAGGTCGTCCGCTACACCGTCACCTACGCCCCCTCACAAGACCGCATCCTGCCGTCTCCAGAGCGGCTATATGTACGAATACGCAACACGTCCAACATTGCCCTGCGGGCGGCCTTTGTCCACGGCCCATATACCCTGAGCGTGGCGACGTATCCTGCCAAATTTAACCCCAACGAAAAGTTCCCCAGCCCGCGCCGCTATGGCGTCCCCGAGTTCGAGCCGATGCTCAAAGCTGGAGGTTCATGGGAGTGTCAGCTTGTCGTGCCGGAAGACATACGGCAGGCGGCGGGGACGGGAAGCCATGGCACGTTTGGCAACGGCCCGGAGCACGATTCCGAGAGCGTGAGCTGGATCATCGAAATCTCGTCACAGGTCATCTTCTCCACATCGGCGGCGGTAGGATACGAGCTGCTGGTAGCGAGAGAACAAAAGTCATTGAGCCTGAGCTCTTCGGTCCCGGTGGTAGGCGGCCAGGCCCAGGTACCACAACCGGGAAAGCTAGTGGACCATCAGCAGAGCATTGGAGCCAAGGACGGGCATCATCCGGGACAACCTCGCGGGGTCTTTTCAAGAGCGGTCCATGTCAAGGTAGAAGATACGGCAACCTTGTGGAACACGCCCCGGTTACCGGTGTGGGATGATGCCGGCGATAAGAGGGTTGAGGACCGGCCTACTGCCGACCAACCAGTGGAGAGCATGGTTAAGACCGGCGATGCAGAAACCGAAGACGAGCCTCTTCcacgaaaacaaaagaagatTCACCTTGTCATTCTAACGCATGGATTGCATAGTAACTTGGGCGCCGATATGTTGTTCATGAAAGAGAGCATCGACGCTGCTGCAAAACAAGCCAAGATTGATGCCAAGGcgagaagagcaaagcagCGTGCAGAGGCCGAAGCTAATGCCGACGACGCCAGCAAGGCAAAAGACGGTGCTTCTTCGGCAGGAagcgaagaggatgatgaggatgaagacgaagaggtcATTGTGCGAGGGTATTCTGGGAACGCCACCAAGACGGAGAAGGGGATCAAGTACCTTGGCAAAAGGCTAGCGAGATATGTTCTCTCTATGACATACCCGGACCAGCCCTTCTTACCGATAGGAGGAAAAGGCGCTTTCGAAGGGTTTGCCCACGGGCTAGGCGATCAGGGGGCGCACGACCTTATGCAAGCCCACAAACACAGCACCATCGTCAAGGCCCCCGACTCGGAGGAGGCGAACGACCATAAATTAATTCGGAGGCCTTACAAGGTCACgagcatcagcttcatcgcGCACTCATTAGGCGGCCTTGTTCAGACCTACGCTATTGCATATATACAAAAGCATTCACCACGATTTTTCGACCTCATAAGACCTATTAATTTCATCGCTCTGGCCACGCCCTTCTTAGGCTTGAGCAACGAGAACCCTCTTTATGTCAAGTTTGCGCTCGATTTTGGTCTCGTGGGGAGGACAGGGCAGGATTTAG GCGAATCTGCCCACAAGAAGGTCTACGGGGAATCACAGCCCGAGTCCAAACCTCTGTTACGAATCTTACCCTCAGGGCCCGCTCACACTGCCCTCAAGAAATTTCGAAACCGAACAGTCTACTCCAATGTGGTCAATGATGGCATCGTTCCGCTACGCACAAGCTGCCTATTATTCTTGGATTGGCAGGGCCTAGGGCGAGTTGGCAAAGCAAGGAGAGAAGCCGGTCTCGTCGAGACGGTTGTAGGCTTTGGATGGGCCGAGCTCACAGGTGCCAACATGGGATCATCGcggcagaagctgcagcttcctCCGGACGACATTGAGACAGACTCGGGTGCTACGACCCCCAATGGTGATGGCAGCACCAACAATggcgacaacagcaacagccatCAAGTGCCGCAGCCATCCAACGATGCTATCGCCGAAGACGACCGGGCTAGCCTACGCTCTGTTCCGGCGGTATTTGCAGATGAGCCACTGGAAAGCCCGGGAGATAACCTGCTTCACACTCCGCTCACCGgattctttaatttatttaggAGCAACGACCCTCCAAAAGAGCAACCCGTGacggagaagcagaagaagatattgCGCAGGAGTCAGACACTTAAGAATGGTGGAGATGCTTCTAGCACTGCCGACAGCTCCAATTCGTCAATGACGGGCAAACAATCCGGCAAGGCAACTGCAGGGCACGAGTTTGAGAACGATACAGACGGCCTGACGGCACCGCCAAGGACTACGTTCTTTGAATCTGCTGGAGACCTACTCAATCCCAAGATTCCGGATGTGGAGTGGCTCGTTGATCCGTCAAAGCGGCCCCGAACAATATTTCATGATCGAGTATATCATCCGACGGACATCCCCGCGCcgcccttgaagaagcgaACCCCTTCTGCGCTTAGTAAAATGAAGCTCAagtcctcgtcttcgtcgctgcTCTCGcccggcggcagcggctcgTCGACACCGCATTCAGGAATCAACCACGAAGATTCAATGGCCTCGACAAAAGACTACGACGACACTGCACATACGGGTCCTGAAAAACAGCCTAACGAGGTTGTTGACGGCTCGAGCATGCGTGTTGAGGAAAAGATTTCGCGCGGATACCACAAGGATTTGTCGTGGCGGAAGGTGCTTGTGAAGCTGGAACCAGACGCCCACAACAACATATTCGTGCGCCGCATGTTTGCCAACGCTTACGGTTGGCCGGTCGTCAAGCACTTGGTTGATGCCCACTTTAGCGACTCAGCCGTTGCACGAATACGCACTGAGGACGAGTACATGGGCGAGCGGGCTTTGGACATCAGTCAGCCCCCTGGCGCGGATGGTCGCGAGACTAAGACGGTGTCTATGCGGCAAGCCCGCGGTCTTGCTCCGGAGCCGACAAATGCGAGCGAGGCCCGTGAAGCTCTCGACGAAGTGCCTCCCCTGCCAAGGACACAAGATACTGATCGGACTTCCCTGACGAATCACAGTCATCAGGGCGATAGAGGAGATTCAATGTCGTGGAGTGAGCGCGATTGGGCGAGTAGCGAGAATGAGAGTGAATTCGATTTTATTAATGATGCAGTGGGCGACAAGAAACTGGacaaaacaaaggaaagccAGGGCGGGAGACTGAGTCCTTCATCATGGAACTGGACGGAGAAGATTGTTGGTAAGGGGGCTATGAAGGCGAGAAGCAAGAGTCCTACGAAGACAACGGCAGGAGGGTCTTTGTGA
- a CDS encoding h-type lectin domain-containing protein translates to MPLGDQSPQQEDDYLTMSSDDTVQFTDIGSDAGNRGPRERIFAQPPVTINVFGAGAVTTGGSDMGHTAATITTSSTGITGSSDSVISRLESQIAVLSYKVEQLASQINSAQPQPGLQVDSGMWRRTEGVPALQRITFSKRFESAPRVIVGIFKADLDCNKNFRLNVYASAIDSEGFTIHADFWHDTILYECGVSWVAIGNGKG, encoded by the coding sequence ATGCCTTTAGGAGATCAATCGCcacaacaagaagacgattACTTGACCATGAGTTCAGACGACACAGTTCAGTTCACCGACATAGGCTCTGATGCCGGTAATCGTGGCCCGAGAGAACGCATCTTTGCCCAGCCTCCGGTGACAATCAATGTGTTTGGTGCTGGCGCAGTAACTACAGGGGGATCTGACATGGGGCATACTGCTGCTACTATCACTACTAGTAGTACTGGCATAACCGGTAGCAGTGATTCCGTTATTTCGCGCCTGGAGAGCCAAATCGCAGTTCTATCATACAAAgtcgagcagcttgcttCACAGATCAACTCAGCGCAGCCACAGCCTGGACTTCAGGTTGACAGCGGGATGTGGCGGCGTACAGAGGGGGTTCCAGCATTACAGCGTATCACCTTTTCGAAGAGATTTGAGTCGGCGCCAAGGGTCATAGTGGGTATATTCAAAGCGGATTTAGATTGTAACAAGAACTTCAGACTCAATGTGTACGCATCAGCCATTGATTCGGAAGGATTCACTATTCATGCCGACTTTTGGCATGATACGATCCTATACGAATGTGGGGTCTCATGGGTAGCTATAGGAAATGGGAAGGGATAA
- a CDS encoding lactonase, 7-bladed beta-propeller domain-containing protein has product MPSRRNLQKSLAATLLCAGNLASAGLVYVSSYSQTVTTLNYTHGQNTGIQKLSPVAVSQSCSDNPSWLTLDAPDSILYCINEGLNTPNGALTAFKTSPGGTLQKLGQVSTANGPVSGVVFGNNRHGLALAHYGGSAFTTWDVSNPAKLKLLQTKNFKLTGPPADPSRQDAPHPHEAVLDPTGKFLLVPDLGMDLIHLYSFDPNTLALKDITPVSVKPGSGPRHLVFVVKGSKTFAYLVTELGNTIIGYDVTYPNGQIKLTEIFNIPSHGAGPAEPSSYAASEVVVSPDTNYLIVSSRAENSTTIPDFDNPSVTIPSDPLINFKIDAATGQLQVLQVVPAGGQFPRQFSINKEGNLLAVGLQDDGRVVFVDRCPETGLLGGFVAYADIAGQITSAIFA; this is encoded by the exons ATGCCTAGCCGCCGCAACCTCCAGAAGAGCCTCGCCGCAACGCTGTTGTGCGCAGGTAACCTTGCCTCCGCCGGCCTGGTCTACGTCTCTTCGTACTCCCAGACCGTCACGACGCTCAACTACACGCATGGCCAGAACACGGGCATCCAGAAGCTGAGCCCCGTTGCCGTGTCCCAGAGCTGCTCTGACAACCCTTCGTGGCTGACTCTGGATGCTCCCGACTCCATCCTGTACTGCATCAATGAGGGCCTGAACACCCCCAATGGTGCTCTGACTGCCTTCAAGACATCTCCTGGTGGCACTCTGCAGAAGCTTGGTCAGGTCAGCACCGCCAATGGCCCTGTGAGCGGCGTTGTGTTTGGCAACAACCGCCACggtctggctctggctcaCTA TGGTGGCTCTGCCTTCACCACCTGGGACGTCTCCAACCCTGCCAAGCTGAAGCTCCTTCAAACCAAGAACTTCAAGCTGACCGGCCCTCCTGCCGACCCTTCTCGTCAAGATGCCCCTCACCCTCACGAGGCGGTCCTCGACCCCACGGGCAAGTTCTTGCTCGTTCCTGATCTGGGCATGGATCTCATCCACCTCTACTCTTTCGACCCCAACACCTTGGCTCTCAAGGACATCACCCCCGTCAGCGTCAAGCCTGGCTCTGGTCCTCGACACTTGGTCTTTGTCGTCAAGGGCAGCAAGACCTTCGCCTACCTCGTCACTGAGCTgggcaacaccatcattgGATATGACGTTACTTATCCCAATGGTCAGATCAAGCTGACTGAGATCTTCAACATCCCCAGCCACGGCGCAGGCCCAGCTGAGCCCAGCAGCTATGCCGCTTCCGAGGTTGTTGTTTCT CCTGATACCAACTACCTCATCGTCTCCTCCCGCGCTGAGAACAGCACCACCATCCCCGACTTCGACAACCCTTCAGTCACCATCCCCTCCGACCCcctcatcaacttcaagATCGACGCTGCCACTGGCCAGCTCCAGGTCCTGCAAGTCGTTCCTGCTGGCGGCCAGTTCCCCCGTCAGTtctccatcaacaaggaGGGCAACCTGCTCGCCGTTGGCCTTCAGGATGACGGCCGCGTTGTCTTTGTCGACCGTTGCCCCGAAACTGGCTTGCTGGGCGGCTTTGTGGCGTATGCGGATATCGCTGGTCAGATTACCTCGGCCATCTTTGCGTAA
- a CDS encoding IBR domain, a half RING-finger domain-containing protein produces MRLESSRDPGAATVRSGRRKLRPGEPSDWNQKANDAAPQPHTRGTVQIQRRLDLGTAPSLPQLTMRRRESNNSKAIDAAATPTVPATAADAVAAAAAAANGGRSKIPPWQPGLARAASDAYRRPKGTLMDSYDGEDESANEQPSRRTRRNSSPPNQPRRRLMPGAYSEPSTHRSASVSSYGGDEDDDHGLEVEEIPPDGSSRHSRQHLSSRDEYLDSSSDRNRYRKRFTPRRYYSDDERDSDPPLSASEVPSTSHTRESSRVRERSESAHKAQRYQLTHVIEGSRPPVASRKRPSSPDKFFKLEKQSKMEKRKGVECVICMEDTPSSKGADLKCGHRMCNACMKRNFEMSIHDPQHMPPRCCTKSHIPLKHVDKLFDNAFKMTWNRKFAEYSTGNRVYCPSKRCGEWIKPTSFYRGEDGRRVARCGRCKTKVCPKCSGKWHNSTECPRDEETNRFLDQAKEEGWKRCYKCKSMVELKEGCNHMTCRCGAEFCMICGTKWKGCSCPWFNYENGTNPWENNQVQDLNIPTEDLRKILRANRPNSMEELRSYSRPTSSMPATRSKPQTYDEEMHLRRLQEQRDAGFARRLQVSDEHDDEQEDDRDYDRDYDRDRDHDRNRDRDRDRDRKRDRNRGRDRDWERERERENPFAPITPEEDEDEMDFGLSGSKHHQMEDYRRTSLPTLPTAASAAQPPAPYNSYVSGVNRARGPQRSGSMEQRLADRLSENRPERRSRGPSPPAPAPAMRPHVLHPRDATIGHAPDMGIGMALGAMGRGSAPPPPAYAPIPAMPSPGLMRPNPFAGDAYYDNAYTTTPRSVHDPYYYGMETAETELPSPRRRSRRSGEERERPKSSTLAGLTGYGRGAHRVSEWRSFVEPGFPDE; encoded by the exons ATGCGGTTGGAATCAAGTCGAGATCCTGGTGCTGCCACTGTCCGCTCTGGACGACGGAAACTCAGACCTGGCGAACCAAGCGATTGGAATCAGAAGGCCAACGATGCAGCTCCGCAGCCTCATACCCGCGGTACAGTCCAAATACAACGACGTCTGGACCTGGGAACAGCACCGTCGCTGCCGCAGCTGACGATGCGCAGAAGGGAGTCCAACAATTCCAAAGCTAtagacgccgccgccactCCCACCGTACCTGCAactgctgctgatgccgttgctgccgccgccgccgctgcgaATGGTGGCCGCTCCAAAATTCCGCCATGGCAACCAGGGCTTGCTAGGGCTGCTTCGGATGCCTACCGTCGCCCAAAGGGCACATTGATGGACTCGTACGATGGGGAGGATGAGTCTGCCAATGAGCAACCTTCGCGCCGTACAAGGAGGAACTCTTCACCCCCAAACCAACCTCGTCGCAGATTAATGCCTGGTGCATATTCCGAGCCCTCGACACACAGATCAGCGAGCGTCTCGTCGTacggcggcgatgaagatgacgatcatggcctcgaggtGGAGGAGATACCACCTGACGGTTCGTCACGTCATAGCAGACAGCACCTGTCCAGTCGTGATGAATATCTCGATTCTTCAAGCGATAGAAACCGCTATCGAAAGAGATTTACACCACGGCGGTATTACTCCGACGACGAGCGGGACTCTGACCCTCCGCTTTCAGCCAGTGAAGTGCCTTCTACTTCGCATACACGAGAATCCTCCAGGGTCCGTGAGAGGAGCGAGTCAGCCCATAAGGCTCAGCGCTATCAGTTGACGCATGTCATTGAAGGTTCACGGCCACCTGTTGCCTCGAGAAAAAG ACCTTCATCGCCAGACAAATTCTTCAAACTTGAAAAGCAATCTaagatggagaaaagaaaagg GGTTGAATGCGTCATATGCATGGAGGATACTCCGTCGTCAAAGGGAGCGGACCTGAAGTGCGGCCACCGAATGTGCAATGCCTGCATGAAGCGCAACTTTGAAATGTCGATTCACGATCCGCAGCACATGCCCCCACGCTGCTGCACAAAAAGTCATATCCCACTCAAACATGTGGATAAGCTATTCGACAATGCTTTCAAGATGACTTGGAACCGCAAGTTTGCTGAGTACTCAACTGGAAACCGAGTCTATTGCCCATCAAAGCGTTGTGGTGAATGGATCAAGCCAACTAGCTTTTatcgaggagaagatggtaGAAGAGTCGCTCGCTGCGGTCGCTGCAAGACCAAAGTTTGTCCAAAGTGCAGTGGTAAATGGCACAACTCTACTGAGTGTCCACGTGACGAGGAAACGAACAGATTCCTCGATCAAGCAAAGGAGGAGGGTTGGAAGAGATGTTACAAGTGTAAATCAATGGTTGAACTCAAAGAAGGATGCAACCATATGACTTG CCGATGCGGAGCTGAATTCTGTATGATATGCGGCACTAAATGGAAAGGCTGCAGCTGTCCATGGTTCAACTACGAGAATGGAACTAATCCATGGGAAAACAACCAAGTTCAGGATTTGAACATTCCCACTGAAGACCTGAGGAAGATTCTCCGGGCTAATAGGCCGAATTCTATGGAAGAACTGCGATCCTACTCAAGGCCCACTTCCTCGATGCCCGCAACAAGATCAAAACCTCAGACTTacgacgaggagatgcaCCTTCGCCGGCTGCAAGAGCAGCGTGATGCTGGATTTGCAAGGAGACTGCAGGTCTCAGATGAGCACGACGatgagcaagaagatgaccGCGACTATGACCGCGACTATGACCGTGATCGTGATCATGATCGTAACCGTGACCGTGACCGTGACCGAGATCGAAAGCGTGATCGGAATCGTGGTCGAGATCGTGATTGGGAGCGAGAACGAGAGCGCGAGAACCCCTTTGCTCCCATCAcgcctgaagaagatgaggatgagatggatttTGGgctcagcggcagcaagcaTCACCAGATGGAAGATTATAGACGAACAAGCTTGCCAACTTTGCCTACCGCAGCCTCAGCCGCACAGCCGCCGGCGCCTTACAACAGCTACGTTTCCGGGGTCAACCGTGCCAGGGGTCCGCAGCGCAGTGGTTCAATGGAACAGCGTCTGGCTGATAGGTTGTCAGAGAACCGCCCAGAACGCCGGTCGAGAGggccatctcctccagctccagccccAGCTATGCGACCCCATGTACTGCACCCAAGAGATGCTACCATTGGACACGCTCCAGATATGGGAATTGGTATGGCTCTTGGCGCGATGGGAAGAGGTtctgcaccaccaccgccagccTATGCCCCCATACCGGCGATGCCCTCGCCCGGATTGATGAGGCCGAATCCCTTTGCAGGAGACGCGTACTACGATAATGCGTACACCACCACGCCACGGTCAGTTCACGACCCGTATTACTACGGAATGGAGACTGCTGAGACCGAGCTTCCCTCTCCCCGGCGCAGATCACGGCGCAGTGGAGAAGAGCGCGAGAGACCCAAGTCATCGACTTTGGCAGGATTGACGGGGTATGGCCGAGGTGCGCATCGGGTGTCGGAGTGGAGGAGTTTTGTTGAACCAGGATTTCCTGATGAATAG
- a CDS encoding mitochondrial k+-H+ exchange-related domain-containing protein, with the protein MRLYLLPVSTRRTLLYANKLNAASHDGSLIDRGAAFAARKWAQWEKMERGWQRKVVDYGNHAFRRIPFEEWGLKSVPPLSARRREDELRGRDAVQLVFPPAAIPEHKAEGVVRKLATERQALHRQRLIWCFVGMPITAPLGLVPLVPNLPFFYLVYRAWSHWRAINGGKHVQWLLQNNLLHLAPSKELDQLYTKDGQAPADEPAGKEQMLITQKQIQDFSETLDLPAVEIELERAIWQVERALGKEQEQTEKAPEEKDKQAHEEKDKQS; encoded by the exons ATGAGGCTGTATCTACTCCCCGTATCCACGCGGCGAACGCTCCTCTACGCCAACAAACTCAATGCCGCCTCGCACGATGGCAGCCTCATCGACCGCGGCGCCGCCTTCGCCGCGCGCAAGTGGGCGCAgtgggagaagatggagcgcGGATGGCAACGCAAAGTCGTCGACTACGGTAACCATGCCTTCCGGCGCATTCCCTTTGAGGAGTGGGGGCTCAAGTCCGTACCACCGCTCTCGGCACGGCGCCGTGAGGACGAGCTGCGGGGCCGCGATGCCGTCCAGCTGGTGTTCCCGCCGGCTGCGATTCCGGAGCACAAGGCTGAGGGGGTGGTGCGGAAGTTAGCGACGGAGAGGCAGGCGCTGCATCGGCAGAGGCTGATATGGTGCTTTGTGGGCATGCCTATCACGGCGCCTTTAGGGCTGGTACCTCT AGTCCCCAACCTCCCCTTCTTCTACCTCGTCTACCGCGCCTGGTCTCACTGGCGAGCAATCAACGGCGGCAAACACGTCCAATGGCTGCTCCAGAAcaacctcctccacctcgCCCCCTCCAAAGAGCTCGACCAGCTATACACAAAGGACGGCCAGGCCCCCGCCGACGAGCCCGCCGGCAAGGAGCAGATGCTCATCACCCAGAAACAGATCCAGGACTTTTCCGAAACCCTCGACCTGCCCGCCGTCGAGATTGAGCTCGAGAGGGCCATCTGGCAGGTCGAGCGCGCGTTGGGCAAGGAGCAAGAGCAGACGGAAAAGGCGCctgaagaaaaagacaagcaAGCGCACGaggaaaaagacaaacaatcatga